The following nucleotide sequence is from Mesobacillus jeotgali.
ACTGAACCCAGATGGGTAGTGAAAGGGTGCTTTAACGGCATTTTGATGATGGCTAATTTAACGGCTTTAATATCCATTGCCATCACCTTCAGCTTCGAGCCACTCGCGCAGTTTACGCCTTAATAATTTCTTCGCGGCATTCCTTGGCAGGTTGTCAACAAAGTAAAATCTTTTCGGTAGCTTGTATTTTGCGAGTTTCTCTTCGCAAAGAGCCAGCAACGCATCTTCTGATACGCCAGGATCGCTTTTTACAATAAAAGCCACAGGTACCTGTTGCCACTTTTCATCTGGCGCTCCGATCACACCGGCATCAGCAACACCAGGGTGGGAAAGCAGAATGCCTTCGATTTCTGCAGGATAGATATTTTCACCGCCAGAAATGATTAAATCTGAACGGCGGTCAAGGACATAAAGAAAACCATCGGCGTCCATATAGCCAATATCACCGGTATGAAGCCACTTCTCACGAATTTTATCAGCAGTCTCACCGGGACGGTTAAGGTACCCGATGGTTACGTTCGGCCCTTTGACGACAATCTCTCCCTCAGCACCTGAAGGAACCTCCTGGCCTTCACCATCGATAATCCTGATCTGGTTAGGGAACAGCGCTTTACCAGCAGAACCAAGTCGTTCAATGCTGTATTCCGGTGATAATGTCGCAAACTGCGATGAAGTTTCGGTCATGCCATAGGTCTGGAATACAGGGATATCTTTTTCGAGACAGGCCTCCAGCAAAGGAAGCGGTGCTGGCCCTCCCCCAAGCAGCATGCAGCGGAAGGATTCCGGCAATCTTCCTGATCCCAGTTCTTCAAGGATCCGTCTCAACATCGTGCTAACAACCGACATGATGGTTATTTCGTATCGCTCGATA
It contains:
- a CDS encoding o-succinylbenzoate--CoA ligase: MTETMPNWLKKRAELSPHREALIFEGRTYTFSEVFEEAKAYTGKLGTLGLHKGSTAAVLFSNQAESVFILYALQMAGFKAVILNNRLTSEELSWQLGDCDAEVLVYESGFDEKVTSISSGIKFVSTYKLKQLEDGDSLVLDEYDMNEVTTIMYTSGTTGNPKGVMQTYGNHWWSANASALNLGLYEHDKWLCTVPIFHISGYSILMRSQIYGMPVVLHSSYDEKKVIEDIERYEITIMSVVSTMLRRILEELGSGRLPESFRCMLLGGGPAPLPLLEACLEKDIPVFQTYGMTETSSQFATLSPEYSIERLGSAGKALFPNQIRIIDGEGQEVPSGAEGEIVVKGPNVTIGYLNRPGETADKIREKWLHTGDIGYMDADGFLYVLDRRSDLIISGGENIYPAEIEGILLSHPGVADAGVIGAPDEKWQQVPVAFIVKSDPGVSEDALLALCEEKLAKYKLPKRFYFVDNLPRNAAKKLLRRKLREWLEAEGDGNGY